In one window of Solanum pennellii chromosome 2, SPENNV200 DNA:
- the LOC107010448 gene encoding mitogen-activated protein kinase kinase kinase 17-like: MDWVRGEAVGHGSFGKVDFAIPKLHKTHILPLMVVKSSAASSSATLINEKMILDELNSCPYIIRCLGDSYTYEKGEKLYNVLLEYASGGALSEKLNNSGDRKLPEIEIRKYSKALLKGLHYIHKSRYVHCDIKPQNILLGKDGQVKIADFGLAKRAESVKEDKLRSELRGTPLYMSPEMVTGGEQGTPADIWALGCVISEMATGVPVWGYSDLTQLLMKIGVGDELPEFPTKLSEEGKDFLEKCLVKDPKKRWTAEMLLKHPFVTDEDDDTVTLNYSGSPSTSPRCPFDFPDWISDDSVESSVTSQITSLPSPAIQELLNFSGGSLSTSPAERLRGLMNELTQSEWSDADDNWVSIR, translated from the coding sequence ATGGATTGGGTACGAGGTGAAGCAGTAGGCCATGGTAGCTTTGGCAAAGTCGATTTTGCAATACCCAAATTGCACAAAACTCATATTCTTCCGTTAATGGTGGTCAAGTCATCTGCAGCTTCTTCATCGGCTACCCTCATTAACGAGAAGATGATCTTGGATGAGCTTAACTCTTGCCCTTACATTATTCGATGTCTTGGCGATAGCTATACATATGAAAAAGGCGAAAAATTGTACAATGTCTTGTTGGAGTACGCTTCAGGAGGTGCCTTGTCAGAAAAGCTCAATAATTCCGGTGATCGTAAGTTGCCGGAAATTGAAATCAGAAAATACAGCAAGGCCTTATTGAAAGGGCTACACTATATTCACAAGAGTAGATATGTTCACTGTGATATTAAACCGCAGAACATTCTACTAGGCAAAGATGGTCAAGTTAAAATTGCTGATTTCGGGTTGGCAAAGAGAGCCGAATCAGTAAAAGAAGATAAATTACGAAGTGAATTGAGGGGTACACCATTGTACATGTCGCCGGAAATGGTTACCGGCGGCGAACAGGGTACTCCCGCCGATATCTGGGCACTTGGGTGCGTGATTTCTGAGATGGCAACCGGAGTTCCAGTCTGGGGTTACTCAGATTTAACCCAACTATTGATGAAAATCGGAGTGGGTGATGAGTTACCTGAATTTCCGACGAAGTTATCGGAAGAAGGAaaagattttcttgaaaaatgcTTGGTAAAAGACCCAAAAAAGAGATGGACAGCTGAGATGCTTCTAAAACACCCCTTTGTTACTGATGAAGACGACGACACTGTTACACTGAATTACAGTGGCAGCCCTTCAACATCTCCAAGGTGCCCATTTGATTTCCCAGATTGGATATCAGACGACTCCGTTGAATCATCAGTAACAAGTCAAATTACATCTCTGCCCTCGCCGGCGATTCAAGAATTGCTCAATTTTAGCGGCGGGTCATTATCCACATCACCGGCTGAAAGATTAAGAGGATTAATGAATGAACTCACACAATCTGAATGGTCCGATGCTGATGATAATTGGGTCAGCATTCGGTGA